From Pseudomonas hormoni:
AAAGGTCGCGACAGCTACGGCAAGACCCGTCTGCTGGCGGAAACCCTGGTGGACGGCGAATATTCCTTCGATCAGTTCAAGAGCCAGAAAGCCGAACCTCGTGCCCTGAAGAAAGTCACCCTGGTGACCATCAAGGCGGCCCAGGCTGAAGTGCAACGCGCCGTGAACCATGCCACCGCCATCGCCAACGGCATGGCCTTCACCCGCGACCTGGGCAACCTGCCGCCGAACATCTGCCACCCGACGTTCCTCGGAGAGCAGGCGAAAAACCTGGGCAAAGAGTTCAAGGATCTGAAAGTCGAAGTGCTCGACGAGAAGAAGATCAAGGCACTCGGCATGGGTTCGTTCTACGCCGTCGGCCAGGGCAGCGCCCAGCCGCCGCGCCTGATCGTCATGCAATACAACGGCGGCAAGAAATCCGAGAAGCCGTACGCACTGGTCGGCAAGGGCATCACCTTCGACACCGGCGGCATCAGCCTGAAGCCGGGCGCCGGCATGGATGAAATGAAGTACGACATGGGCGGCGCCGCCAGCGTCTTCGGCACCTTGCGTGCCGTGCTCGAACTGAAGCTGCCGATCAACCTGGTGTGCATCCTCGCCTGCGCCGAGAACATGCCGAGCGGCAACGCTTCGCGTCCGGGCGACATCGTCACCACCATGAGCGGCCAGACCGTGGAAATCCTCAACACCGACGCCGAAGGCCGTCTGGTGCTGTGCGACGCCCTGACCTACTCCGAGCGCTTCAAGCCACAAGCCGTGATCGACATCGCGACCCTGACCGGCGCTTGCGTCGTTGCACTGGGCTCCCACACGTCGGGCCTGCTGGGCAACAACGACGAACTGATCGGCCAACTGCTGAGCGCCGGCAAGGCTGCCGACGACCGCGCCTGGCAATTGCCGCTGTTCGATGAGTATCAAGAGCAGCTGGACAGCCCGTTCGCCGACATCGCCAACATTGGCGGGCCGAAGGCCGGCACCATCACAGCCGCTTGCTTCCTGTCGCGCTTCACCAAGAACCTGAACTGGGCGCACCTGGACATCGCCGGCACGGCGTGGACCAGTGGCGGCAAGGACAAGGGCGCCACTGGCCGTCCGGTTCCCCTGCTGACCCAGTACCTGCTGGACCGCGCCAAAGCCTGAAACCGATGATCCTGGGCGGCGTTGCTTTCGAGTGACGCCGCCCAAGGCTCAGGAACCGCAATGACTAAAGTCGACTTCTATATCCTGCCCAGCGCCGATCCTTCGGCGCGGCTGGATTTCGCCTGCAAGCTCACCGAAAAAGCCTGGCGCATGGGACACCGCATTTACCTGCATTGCAGCGATGCCGCCCAGCGTGACGATCTCGATGCGCGCCTGTGGGCCTTCAAGGGCGAAAGTTTCGTGCCCCACGGCCCCGCTGAAAGCGAGCCTGACAGTTTGATTGTGCTGGGGCTTGGCGATGACTGCGGTCAACATCAGGACCTGCTGGTCAACCTCGACTTGAAAGTCCCGGCCTTTGCCAACAAATTCGCCCGGGTGGCGGAAGTGGTGGTGGAAGATCCGACGATTCGTGCGGCGGCGCGGGAGAGTTTCCGTTTCTACCGCGAACAGGGCTATCCTCTGCAAGATCACCGTTTACAGCGACTCTGAGCATTCCGATGGACACTCCAAAACCGCTGCAAAAGTCCGCGCACCTGCTGGACGACCTCGAGTCGATCCGCCAATTGCTCGGCGATGACAACCTGCAACCACCCCTGCTGACCGACACGGTCGAGGACGGTGATCAGGAACAGATTCCGATGTTGTTCGACACGGTCAGCGCTTCCCAGCCAACCGTCGAACCGACTCCACCCGCCGCCACCCCGCCGGCAGCCACCCCCGGCAAAAATCCCGACGACCTGCTGCACCTGGACAGCGAACTGCGCGCCGCCGCGCAATTGATCATGCAAGACGTGATCGACGACTTCGCGCCGCACATCGAAACCGAAATCAAACGCCGCCTCAGCGCGCGTCTGGAACGGTTGTTGAGCCAGTACAACGACTGAACCATCTGTGGGAGATTCTATATTTGTTCCCCAAATATAGAATCTGGCTACCGATATTGGCATTCCTGATCGCGCACGATTGGGGGGATCTGCAAAATTCCGCTCGCCAATTCGCCTTTTTCCAATAGTCGACCGAAGTTGAGTATTGCCGCTTCATCGGAAACCCCGATCCAGATGCCCCTAAAAAACCAGCGAAGAATCGTGCTCTCGTTAAATGCATCTTTCACCGTCGAATCGCTGTAGCCCGTATTGAGGCGGGCACTTCACCAAACTTGAAAGTTTCTTTCAGAGCCCCTCCCTTGGAAAATATCCCCCTATACAACAATTCGAGTTAATAGTTTATCTCCCCACTCAATTACCGCATGCGCCCACTAAATACTTTCAAAAAACGCTCAACAACCCACAAATAAATCTGTTGATTATTTAACTAAGCCTTCTTATATTTGCCCTGCCTTAGCGCACTTGGGGCCGATTAGGATTCGACGCCGGTAACAAAACTCTAGGGGCATGCCGAGTGGGTAACAGCACTCGTAAATCCACTGTTACATACTTAATAGTTGCCAAACTTGCCAACTACGGTGCTCCTGCAATGAACGATTCCCTCTTCAAGGAAAAGATCTACGCTTAAGCACTTCTGGCCGCCTCGGCGCCAGCAATCACCAGGGGATTTCTGTAAACCCGACCTGATTGTCATTTAGAACAGAATCGCCGCGTAGTGTGCTGTGGACGTAACGGCTAAATATTACACAGCTCGCCCCATGCGCCCTGCCCCTCGGGTGGCGACGGGTTAACTTAATTGAACGGGCTAAGCATGTAGAACCGACAGCGGAGTACTGGCGGACGGGGGTTCAAATCCCCCCGGCTCCACCAAATGAAGTAAATACTTCACCCGTTTGCTGACGAAATGTCATTGGCAGCAAAACAGGTCATCTGGAGAGGTGACCGCCAGGTCGTCAGAAGTGACGACCGATTTAAAGCCATCCTCAGGGGTGGCTTTTTTTTGTTTTTTTTTCCGCGCTCAAGAGACAACAGAAACCAGTAAGCCGATTTGATTGATGATCTGCGCACGAGCGCACACATTAACCAACAGACATACTTATTCCCGATACGATTAACTATTTTTTTGGAGAGATGGTCTACCGTTTCGATCAAGCCTGAGGGCGAGACTCCGTAGTCCCATCTGGCGCCCGGAGCTATCTGCCTCCTTTCCAGTGTCGGATGTCAAAAGGACGTTCCGACAAATCCCGTCGCCCCGAATCACTCTGCGCCTGTCCGCCCCTGCTCGCCCTGCGCCCCATGCCCCGCTATACTCGTCGGCTTTTCCTGAATTAATGCCAATAGGGTCCCGCCGCGCATGGATAAGACCTACCAGCCGCACGCCATTGAATCTTCCTGGTACAACACCTGGGAGTCAGAGAATTACTTCGCCCCGCAAGGCGCGGGCGAGTCCTACACCATTATGATCCCGCCGCCGAACGTCACCGGCAGCCTGCACATGGGGCACGGCTTCAACAACGCGATCATGGACGCCCTGATCCGTTTCCGCCGCATGCAGGGTCGCAACACCCTGTGGCAGCCGGGCACCGACCACGCCGGTATCGCCACGCAAATGCTGGTGGAACGCCAACTCGAAGCCCAGGGCCAGAATCGCCACGACCTGGGCCGTGAGAAATTCCTCGAAAAAGTCTGGGAATGGAAGGATCAGTCCGGCGGCAACATCAGCCGTCAGATCCGCCGTCTCGGCTCGTCCGTGGACTGGGGCCGCGAGCGCTTCACCATGGACGACGGCCTCTCGGAAGCTGTTAAAGAAGCGTTCGTGCGCCTGCACGAAGACGGCTTGATCTATCGCGGCAAGCGTCTGGTCAACTGGGACACCAAGTTGCACACGGCGATTTCCGACCTCGAAGTGGAAAACCATGACGAGAAAGGTTTCCTGTGGAACCTGAAATACCCGCTGGCCGACGGCGCCAAGACCGCTGAAGGTAATGATTACCTGATCGTCGCGACCACTCGCCCGGAAACCATGCTTGGCGACGCCGCCGTGGCTGTTAACCCGAACGATGAACGCTACCAGGCCCTGATCGGCAAATTTGTCGAGCTGCCGCTGGTCGGCCGCCGCATCCCGATCATCGCCGACGATTACTGCGATCCAGAATTCGGCACCGGCTGCGTGAAAATCACCCCGGCCCACGATTTCAACGACTACGAAGTCGGCAAGCGCCACAACCTGCCGCTGCTGAACATCTTTGACAAAAACGCGGCCGTACTGCCGGCCTGTCAGGTGTTCAACCTCGACGGCACGCTGAATGAAAGCATCGACGGCAAGATCCCGGCCGAATACACCGGCCTCGACCGCTTCGAAGCGCGTAAGCAAATCGTGGCTGCGTTCGATGCTGCCGGCCTCTTGGTCAGCGTCAACGATCACGCGCTGAAAGTGCCGAAAGGCGACCGTTCCGGCACCATCATCGAGCCTTGGCTGACCGATCAGTGGTACGTGTCCACCAAGCCGTTGGCCGAGCCTGCGATTGCCGCCGTTGAAGACGGCCGCATCCAGTTCGTG
This genomic window contains:
- a CDS encoding leucyl aminopeptidase — translated: MELVVKSVNPETLKTATLVVAVSEGRKLGAAAKQLDELSGGAISAVLKRGDLAGKVGQSLLLHSLPNLKADRVLLVGVGKDEELGDRPFRKIIAGVLNTLKGLGGSDAVLALDEVVVKGRDSYGKTRLLAETLVDGEYSFDQFKSQKAEPRALKKVTLVTIKAAQAEVQRAVNHATAIANGMAFTRDLGNLPPNICHPTFLGEQAKNLGKEFKDLKVEVLDEKKIKALGMGSFYAVGQGSAQPPRLIVMQYNGGKKSEKPYALVGKGITFDTGGISLKPGAGMDEMKYDMGGAASVFGTLRAVLELKLPINLVCILACAENMPSGNASRPGDIVTTMSGQTVEILNTDAEGRLVLCDALTYSERFKPQAVIDIATLTGACVVALGSHTSGLLGNNDELIGQLLSAGKAADDRAWQLPLFDEYQEQLDSPFADIANIGGPKAGTITAACFLSRFTKNLNWAHLDIAGTAWTSGGKDKGATGRPVPLLTQYLLDRAKA
- a CDS encoding DNA polymerase III subunit chi; the encoded protein is MTKVDFYILPSADPSARLDFACKLTEKAWRMGHRIYLHCSDAAQRDDLDARLWAFKGESFVPHGPAESEPDSLIVLGLGDDCGQHQDLLVNLDLKVPAFANKFARVAEVVVEDPTIRAAARESFRFYREQGYPLQDHRLQRL
- a CDS encoding DNA polymerase III subunit chi codes for the protein MDTPKPLQKSAHLLDDLESIRQLLGDDNLQPPLLTDTVEDGDQEQIPMLFDTVSASQPTVEPTPPAATPPAATPGKNPDDLLHLDSELRAAAQLIMQDVIDDFAPHIETEIKRRLSARLERLLSQYND